In Candidatus Paceibacterota bacterium, a single genomic region encodes these proteins:
- a CDS encoding MFS transporter has translation MIFKGERIFWAISLQVAVLNFYLGGFGPAQSLLRAQQHTSLAIAGLHGTAMGIASIIAGLMGPRIVHRVGRATTSWLGMAIFCTGVFIFVISPPIQLTLFATLISGFGTSIVINVMVTQLSHHYSRDASKAISQSSGIGSIGYILGTLTSGMIAGTSFSWRLGLLAVIPASVILYLLTHRAMAAEHIPDPVGHQRGSLNSKFWISWVGFIACISSEFAITFWSAALLRERLGSSAAISTISIMAIGTGMGIGRWFGPHLLRRYALDKKLLTAMIIQLVGFAALWSSHILWFSLISLFAVGVGLSMQFALASLRLIRFSEDRPDLAIGKSSLAAGLAIAGAPFLLGVLGDHLGISRAFLLVPVLIIVAMASVVAIPSDQSIGQETIGQDKK, from the coding sequence ATGATCTTTAAGGGAGAGCGCATTTTTTGGGCGATATCACTCCAGGTTGCTGTCCTCAATTTTTACCTGGGTGGTTTCGGACCTGCACAATCACTACTTAGAGCGCAACAACACACCTCCTTGGCAATCGCGGGCCTGCATGGAACGGCAATGGGTATCGCTTCCATCATCGCCGGCTTGATGGGCCCTCGAATCGTTCATCGGGTTGGGCGTGCTACAACTTCGTGGCTGGGTATGGCAATTTTCTGTACCGGAGTCTTCATTTTTGTCATCTCCCCACCTATTCAACTCACACTTTTTGCAACGCTTATCTCGGGCTTTGGAACTTCAATCGTGATAAACGTTATGGTCACCCAACTTTCGCACCACTACTCAAGAGACGCATCAAAAGCGATTTCGCAATCCAGCGGCATAGGCTCAATTGGTTACATCCTTGGAACTCTGACTTCTGGAATGATCGCAGGCACCTCATTCAGTTGGCGGCTTGGCCTGCTTGCCGTCATTCCGGCCAGCGTGATCCTCTACCTGCTCACCCATCGAGCAATGGCAGCCGAACACATACCTGATCCAGTGGGACACCAAAGAGGCTCGCTAAACAGCAAATTCTGGATCTCATGGGTTGGATTTATTGCATGTATATCCAGCGAATTCGCAATTACTTTCTGGTCCGCTGCCCTACTCCGAGAGCGGCTCGGGTCGAGCGCGGCCATCTCAACCATCTCAATCATGGCTATCGGAACCGGCATGGGAATCGGGAGGTGGTTTGGCCCACATCTGCTTCGCAGATATGCACTCGACAAGAAACTCTTAACCGCAATGATCATTCAATTAGTCGGCTTTGCAGCTCTCTGGTCTTCGCATATTTTATGGTTCTCACTCATTAGTCTATTTGCAGTTGGTGTAGGTCTTTCAATGCAATTTGCCCTGGCTTCATTGCGACTCATTAGATTTAGCGAAGATCGCCCCGATCTGGCAATTGGAAAGAGTTCACTAGCGGCAGGTCTTGCAATCGCAGGTGCACCTTTTTTACTTGGCGTCCTGGGAGACCATCTGGGAATCTCCCGCGCTTTTCTCTTGGTTCCCGTCCTGATAATTGTTGCGATGGCGAGCGTTGTCGCGATACCTTCGGACCAATCTATTGGTCAGGAAACTATTGGTCAGGATAAGAAGTGA
- a CDS encoding DUF3027 domain-containing protein, with product MAWLRKSAGSFDALDLARAALIEGAAEAKHVGDFISEDVDTKGRMASYLFEASLPGYKGWRWVVTAIKVDDKSEPTICDVVLLPGPDSLLAPEWIPYADRIQPGDIGVGDILPSSPDDTRLVPGLAALPGDEELEEIQFWELGLGRARVMSIEGRDQASKRWYTGDYGPDAPIAKAAPKPCVSCGFFIHIAGSLRGAFGVCANAISPQDGHVVSVDHGCGAHSEATL from the coding sequence ATGGCATGGTTAAGGAAATCTGCGGGCTCATTTGATGCGCTCGATCTAGCGCGGGCAGCACTTATTGAGGGCGCTGCTGAAGCCAAACATGTCGGAGATTTCATCTCGGAAGATGTTGATACCAAAGGCAGGATGGCAAGTTACCTCTTTGAAGCCTCATTGCCCGGGTACAAAGGCTGGCGCTGGGTTGTAACCGCGATCAAGGTTGACGATAAGAGCGAGCCGACCATCTGTGATGTCGTTCTGCTTCCAGGGCCCGATTCGCTTCTTGCACCTGAGTGGATTCCGTACGCAGACCGTATTCAGCCCGGCGATATTGGAGTCGGCGACATACTGCCTTCATCACCGGATGACACGCGATTGGTGCCTGGTTTGGCTGCCCTGCCAGGAGATGAAGAGTTAGAGGAGATTCAATTTTGGGAACTTGGTCTCGGCCGTGCACGGGTGATGTCCATAGAAGGTCGCGATCAAGCCAGCAAGCGTTGGTACACGGGTGACTACGGCCCAGACGCGCCGATTGCCAAGGCCGCCCCTAAACCATGTGTCTCTTGTGGTTTCTTTATCCATATCGCAGGCTCACTTCGAGGAGCCTTTGGAGTATGCGCAAACGCGATTTCACCGCAAGATGGTCATGTGGTCTCAGTTGACCACGGATGTGGCGCTCACTCTGAAGCGACGCTGTAA
- a CDS encoding cold shock domain-containing protein translates to MPTGRVKWFSLEKGFGFIASDEGEDVYLAATSLPEGVTTVKPGTKLEFGVADGRRGPQALSVRVIDAPPSLVANNHVNPDDLAAMIEDTIKILDKVGNGLRHGRHPSAVEAERLGKVLRGIAGQLEA, encoded by the coding sequence ATGCCTACAGGTCGCGTGAAATGGTTCAGCCTGGAAAAGGGATTTGGATTTATCGCCTCAGATGAGGGCGAAGATGTTTATTTGGCTGCAACCTCTCTTCCAGAAGGCGTGACCACTGTCAAGCCCGGAACGAAACTGGAATTTGGCGTTGCCGACGGCCGTCGTGGACCGCAAGCCCTTTCTGTACGAGTAATCGATGCTCCGCCGTCACTGGTCGCAAACAATCACGTTAACCCTGATGACCTTGCCGCAATGATTGAAGACACTATCAAGATCTTGGACAAAGTTGGAAATGGCCTGCGCCATGGACGACATCCATCGGCAGTTGAAGCTGAGCGACTCGGAAAAGTCCTGCGCGGTATTGCCGGCCAGCTAGAGGCTTAA
- a CDS encoding prevent-host-death family protein — protein MFTLLPHAETFSVTEAAERGLPSVVRSANAGTDFVIERYGKPQAVIVGIERITKLAELERDLQSAALVLSRVATDNGNRTDIDVVIKHFGFDPAELRAEAAAEFAASQK, from the coding sequence ATGTTTACCCTACTCCCTCACGCCGAGACCTTCTCTGTCACCGAGGCGGCCGAACGTGGTCTGCCCTCCGTTGTACGCAGCGCTAACGCTGGTACAGATTTTGTCATTGAGCGATACGGCAAGCCACAAGCTGTCATTGTCGGGATTGAGCGCATCACGAAACTTGCCGAACTTGAGCGCGATCTCCAAAGCGCAGCATTAGTCCTAAGTCGCGTTGCCACTGACAACGGCAACCGTACCGACATCGATGTGGTCATCAAACATTTTGGCTTTGATCCGGCGGAACTTCGCGCAGAGGCAGCTGCTGAGTTCGCAGCCTCTCAAAAATAA
- a CDS encoding DUF2530 domain-containing protein, with product MAQYVRSVVKLLSFGISAWIVAGAIAIAINAESKVIWTCFIGALLGLTGMLYTIRRARRTGI from the coding sequence ATGGCTCAGTATGTGAGATCGGTCGTAAAATTATTATCTTTCGGCATCAGCGCTTGGATTGTCGCGGGCGCAATCGCGATCGCAATTAATGCAGAATCGAAAGTGATCTGGACCTGCTTCATCGGGGCGCTTCTTGGATTGACAGGGATGCTCTACACAATTCGCAGAGCACGCAGAACCGGCATTTAA
- a CDS encoding MFS transporter, with protein sequence MRVKENGNWRSFRHRNFRILFAANTISNIGSWAQRIAQDWLVLELTNNNGSYLGLVTALQFTPVLFFSLHGGALADRFDKRKVLIFTNVGGGLSAGILGLLVTIHQARLWHVFVLAFALGVANAVDNPVRASFITEVVGHSDVGNAVSLNSANFNAGRLIGPALSGASIAVFGTGPSFLLNSGSYLIVITALLTLRKSEFFFMPRSTSMGSVREGIRYVKARPDLYAIMIVVFFMATFGLNFQIFNALAATKIFHRGAASFGLLGTIIAIGSLSGALLSARLERFRKTMFVVYGSLSFGVALMILALMPTFTLYAMWLPVCGFATLTTMIAANSLMQVNTDPVLRGRVMGIYLFVFMGGAPLGSPLVGFMAERIGVRPTIASGGLITVFAGLFVWKRYRHRVEVPPDFSIDVILPPIYDDKG encoded by the coding sequence GTGCGTGTGAAAGAGAATGGTAATTGGCGTTCTTTTCGCCATCGTAATTTTAGAATCCTCTTCGCAGCAAATACGATTTCAAATATTGGAAGTTGGGCGCAGAGAATTGCCCAAGATTGGCTTGTACTCGAACTTACAAATAACAACGGCTCGTATTTGGGACTCGTGACCGCGCTGCAATTCACACCTGTTCTCTTTTTTAGCCTTCATGGTGGCGCGCTCGCAGACCGATTTGATAAACGGAAAGTTCTCATTTTCACCAATGTGGGCGGAGGATTGTCTGCGGGAATATTGGGATTGCTGGTAACAATTCACCAAGCGCGACTATGGCACGTTTTTGTTCTTGCGTTTGCTCTTGGAGTTGCAAATGCTGTTGATAATCCCGTTCGCGCGAGTTTCATTACCGAGGTTGTGGGTCACTCTGATGTCGGTAATGCAGTTAGTCTCAACTCTGCAAACTTCAATGCTGGTCGCCTCATTGGGCCTGCGCTGTCGGGAGCCTCAATTGCCGTCTTTGGCACCGGTCCTTCCTTTCTGCTTAATTCAGGCTCATATCTCATCGTAATAACTGCCCTCTTAACTCTTCGAAAGAGTGAATTCTTCTTCATGCCACGGAGCACGAGTATGGGTAGCGTGAGAGAGGGCATACGTTATGTAAAGGCCCGTCCCGATCTCTACGCAATAATGATTGTCGTCTTCTTTATGGCGACGTTTGGGCTCAATTTCCAAATCTTTAACGCTCTCGCTGCGACAAAAATATTTCATCGCGGAGCCGCATCCTTTGGATTGCTCGGAACAATCATTGCAATCGGTTCACTTAGCGGGGCGTTGCTTTCCGCCCGCTTAGAGCGATTTAGAAAGACGATGTTTGTTGTTTATGGAAGCCTCTCCTTTGGAGTGGCTCTCATGATTTTGGCTCTGATGCCCACCTTTACTCTCTACGCAATGTGGTTGCCTGTTTGTGGTTTTGCAACGCTCACAACCATGATCGCCGCCAATTCCCTGATGCAAGTGAATACGGACCCAGTACTCCGCGGACGAGTTATGGGTATTTATCTTTTTGTATTCATGGGCGGCGCACCACTGGGTTCTCCGCTAGTTGGATTTATGGCTGAGCGCATAGGCGTACGACCGACAATCGCAAGCGGCGGATTAATTACTGTTTTCGCCGGGCTTTTTGTGTGGAAGCGATATCGTCACAGAGTTGAAGTGCCCCCGGACTTCTCGATCGATGTTATTTTACCGCCCATTTATGATGATAAGGGCTAG
- a CDS encoding type II toxin-antitoxin system RelE/ParE family toxin, which translates to MAYIRLTDPAIDDLNQLFRLDPSVMRKIIAKMLILELNPEAGEPLLGDLMGWRKLTVGDRTWRIIWRSKKDESGGQMIEIAQVWAIGARSDSDIYDEMKERIASAPSSPQRTALFDVLELFGDKVGDVVATPEPMDSPAPKWLLDRLEHSIGLHQDQIRGLSVEQAMEIWEEYIRRPKQ; encoded by the coding sequence TTGGCCTACATTCGGCTTACCGATCCTGCCATTGATGACCTAAATCAGTTATTTCGTCTTGACCCTTCAGTTATGCGGAAGATCATCGCCAAAATGTTGATTTTGGAACTTAACCCCGAGGCTGGTGAGCCTTTACTTGGTGATCTCATGGGGTGGCGCAAACTCACAGTGGGAGATCGGACCTGGCGCATTATTTGGAGAAGCAAGAAAGATGAATCTGGCGGCCAGATGATCGAAATAGCTCAGGTCTGGGCCATTGGCGCTCGCAGCGACTCCGATATCTACGATGAGATGAAGGAAAGAATTGCATCTGCTCCGTCCTCACCTCAAAGAACAGCATTGTTCGATGTTCTCGAATTATTCGGTGACAAAGTTGGCGACGTTGTTGCAACACCCGAACCAATGGACTCGCCTGCCCCCAAGTGGTTGCTGGATAGACTCGAGCACAGCATCGGTTTGCATCAGGATCAGATACGTGGGCTTTCTGTTGAACAGGCGATGGAGATATGGGAAGAGTACATACGTAGGCCGAAGCAGTAA